The nucleotide window TGCTCCTGCACGGACTCGGCGGGTTCGCCGAATCGTGGCGGCACAACATGGCGCCGCTGACGCGCCAGGCGACGGTCTACGCCCTCGACCTGCCCGGGTTCGGGACGTCGGCGAAACCCCGCGCGCACTACCGCCTCGCGTACTTCGCCCTCGCGCTGCACGGCTTCCTCGACGCGCTCGGCCTCCGCCAGGCTTCCCTGGTCGCCCACTCGCTCGGCGCGGGCATCGCCGTCACTTACGCGCTGACCCATCCCACGCGGG belongs to Candidatus Methylomirabilota bacterium and includes:
- a CDS encoding alpha/beta fold hydrolase, encoding MPEIRLRGGEVDGLRLHYVVEGRGPAVVLLHGLGGFAESWRHNMAPLTRQATVYALDLPGFGTSAKPRAHYRLAYFALALHGFLDALGLRQASLVAHSLGAGIAVTYALTHPTR